ATAAGAATATGAACCTTCGTCTGGCAAACGAGAAATTTCTGTAATTTTTTTTCCATCTGGGCGTAATTGATAAATATATCCAGTTGTTGTAATTAATAAAATAGTTCCCGTACTAAGTTGAGACATGAAAGTAATTCCCCCATTAATCTCTTCTGATTGTGTTAGTTGTTCTTTAATATTTCCATCCTTATCCAAATAATAAATTACACCTTTACTTGTTCCCAAAAAGATTGGGCCTTCTCGTGTTTGAATTAAGGAGCGTATTCCCCCCTCTAATTTTCGATTTAACTCTACTTTACGAATATTATTTGCATCTGAATCTAATTGATAAAGTGTAGTATCTGATGCGGCCATTATTAATCCCTCTGTTGTTTCAATCATTGCAGTTTCCTTATTTCCAATCCCTTCAGCAACTCTTTTATAGGTTCCAACATTTGGATTAAAAATACGATATTGAACTGTTACTTCGGTATTAGCAATATATTTTTCACTATTTTCTTTTACTTTAAGTACTGCTTGGCGATCAGTAATTGAATTTTCAACAACAATAATTTCTTCTTTAATAACATCAAGGTTTTTTGTTTGCACTGCTGCTAAAATATTATCAGAATTATTTATTTTTATATCGCCAATATTATTTTCAGTTATTACTTCCGATAATAATTTTTTACCTGTTTTACTAAAATAGAGTGGCAAACTATCATTTTCTAAATAGAAACTATTACCATTATTTTCCCAACTAACTAAGTCTGCTGTTACAAATTGGCCATCACTTACAATATTTTTAACTTTTACATATTCTTCTAATAAAGCGCCATTTTTTGCTTTTACTTCTTTTTTAATTTCATCCTCATTAGCAATATCTAAACTAACAGGAAAATTA
The Spiroplasma chrysopicola DF-1 genome window above contains:
- a CDS encoding ligand-binding sensor domain-containing protein, producing MNIIHLQKLVFFAKRITLATDVLKTNFPVSLDIANEDEIKKEVKAKNGALLEEYVKVKNIVSDGQFVTADLVSWENNGNSFYLENDSLPLYFSKTGKKLLSEVITENNIGDIKINNSDNILAAVQTKNLDVIKEEIIVVENSITDRQAVLKVKENSEKYIANTEVTVQYRIFNPNVGTYKRVAEGIGNKETAMIETTEGLIMAASDTTLYQLDSDANNIRKVELNRKLEGGIRSLIQTREGPIFLGTSKGVIYYLDKDGNIKEQLTQSEEINGGITFMSQLSTGTILLITTTGYIYQLRPDGKKITEISRLPDEGSYSYASLVESKIGDMVLVQSGAGIYQLHIDGTFIKKVVNGLRSLLHITKLKNGIILGFVNVTNGNPKVFQIDMYGNAIAEVPKPNLWSAVYTSVVTTKGRLFVGTWGGIIFELNTI